GGCTCATGGACCCCACGGACCCCGGCAACGTCACCCACTTTTTCGCCGCCATCCGAATTGAATCCCTAATTCCTATGGCGGAGTTTCGGGCCACGGTAAACACGCTATGCAGCGTGCTTCGCGCCGCGCCTAAGGCGGCTGGCGTCGAGCGCATCTATATGCCCGGGGAGAAGGAATATGATAGCGAGCAGGCGCTTAGGGCAAGCGGCATACCCCTGCTTCCCGAGCGCTACACCGAACTCGCTGAGCTGGCTCGCCAGCTCGACATCCCCGAAATGGAAACCTTCGAATGACACCCTCCCCCAAAATCGCCCCCGAGGCGCTGGCTGATTCTGCTGCCGAATTCGCACGCGGGGCAGGCGCGATTCTTTTGGGTCTGTTCGGCAAGCGCGTCGAGGTGGACTACAAGAACAAGGCGAAAACTGATCCCGTCAGCGAGGCCGACACCGCGAGCCAGGATTTTCTCTCCAAGGCCATTGTCGCCAAATTTTCGGACCACGCCGTATTAGGCGAGGAAACCTCCAAGGATAAAGAAGAGGCCAAACGCGAAGGGGAAAAAGAGGTCCCCGATTACCTGTGGATACTCGACCCACTGGACGGCACTAAAAATTTTTTAAACGGTTTATCCGTTTGGGGGTGCTCGGTCGGCGTACTTTACAAAGGCCGCCCAGTCGCGGGCGCTATCTTCACGCCGGAGCCCTCGTCAAGCGGGGGCACCATCTACCGCGCATGGGAGGGGGGCGGCGCATTTCGCGAGTCGCATCCTATTCAAGTGGCCGAGGACGGCAAGCCAACCGGCAAGCGAATCGCGAGTCTGCCTGGCGCCTACTGGACCCAGTTCCGGCCGACGGGACCTCTCAAATCTAGCCTCGGCGAGGTTCGTGCGCCGGGCTCCATCGCTTATGAACTCGCGCTCGTGGCAAGAGGCGGGCTTCACTATGCCCTTTTCGGCGCTCCTAGCATCTGGGATGTGGCCGCAGGCGTCCTCATCGTCAAGGAAGCAGGCGGGCGTCCCGTTATCCGGCAAAACGGCACTGACCGATGGGAGCCATTCGAGAATTTTTTCCCGCCCGAAAACCTACCTAAAAATATCGACGCCGCCAGAAAATGGCGGCGCTCGCTGCTGGTAGGCAATCCCGAACTCACGAAATTCATCTCCACCAATATCCGCAAGGTGAACAGGCCGGGGCTTTGGACCAAGAAACGACCCGGCAACTAATTTTTCTTTTTTCCCAATACAAATGAAGTGGCTTCAACGCCTTTTGCCCAACGGCGGGACGGGTACGGGCTTGAAGCTATCGACGGGCGATTTCTTTCCAAACGTCTGTATCTCGGTCAGTGATTCTTTCTCGTTTCCAGATGAATTTCTATAGGAACTAGACGACTTGATACGAAGCTCATAGTTGGGGGGGCGGCCCTTGGGCTCTATCCCGGGAATCGAGAACGAAAAGAGGCGACTCTCGCCCGGCACAATCCCCCTTACGCTGTGCGATGTTTTACAGCAGCGCCTTCCCTTTTCAACAATCTCGATCTCAAGGACCAGATCATAGACAAAATCCTTGTCGATGTTCGCGAGCGTGCCGTGCACCTTGAGGTATGGTTTGCATTTTGGGCATTTTCGGGGCCTGTAAACATCTAGCTCGACTTCCTTAACCTTCATCCATTTCTCCGCCCGCCGGTCCCGAATTTTCGACATGAGGGCGAGCGAGGAGAGAATACGCCCACGGTGCGGCGTCTTAGGATAGCGCTTTAAATATTTATCGAGAGCCGCCGCGCTTCCCGAGCGCTCGGCAACGCGGAGCTCTTGTTTCTCCATGTGTTTAGAGACGATCTCAGCCTCTTGGCTCCTGGGATAGCGCCGAATAAAAGCATCCCAGTCGTCAGCAACCATCGAGTTCATGGCTCGCTCAAAGGAGGCCTGCTTGAGCGCTTCTCTGGCCTCATCCATGTAGGGGTTACCGGGATTATCATGAATGTAGCGAGTAAGTGTGAGAACATTATCCGATGACTTGGCGCGGTCCAAAAGAAGGCGCTCTAGCCGCTGGGTCGCAGCAGCTGTCCACTCGCTAGGCGTTTTTATGTGGCGTGCAATGAAGGCACGGTAATCTTTTATCGAATCCTTCCGCTTCACTTTGTCGTACTCTGTCTTTTGGAGCTCTTCTTGTGCGGTCGAGGCGAATTTACTTTTTGGGTACTTGCGGATGAACGCTTCAAGCTGGCTAGACTTCATACGCGAGATCACATCGTAATAAGAAATCTTCTCGACCAGCAGCTCAGCCCGTCTGGTATGCGCTCCGGTGGGATGAAGTTTTATGTACTTTCGGTAGGCGTTAGCAGTGTGGACAGACTGTGCCGTCCGAAAGTCGGCTTCATCACTCTGCTTGGGAGATATCGCTTGCGAGCCGCCACCACCCAAACCCAATCTGTCGACAAGTCCGCAAGCACCTAAAACCATCACCAGAAAAATAGCGCCAACGAGAGGTTTGAGGAAAATCATCCGCCTGACATCTTGCATACCACGCACCTCTTCTCGCCTGTGTAAACCCGGGCGTTTTTCATTTCGCTTAAATGGGAGGCCAGGGGAAACTTCTGTACTCCTCGGGATGCGGTAACCGAGGATTAGCCAGAAATGCTCCTACCCGCCTGCGAAGCATATCGAATTCTTCGGGCTCAAGCCGTGAAATTATTTCACTTGTCATGGGATTTTCGCCATCATCCAGCTTTCTGTCGAGCCCTCTGAGATCGTCGAGAATGTTTTCCGAAAGTTCATGGCCCGCAAAATCCCATATAACGGTTCTCAGCTTCGGTTCGACATGAAAAGTCAGGCCATGGTCGATGCCCCAAACGCGGCCGTCCTGGCCTTTGAGGCAATGTCCCCCTTTGCGGTCGGTATTATTTACAATGAGATCAAAAACCGCGAGGAGAAAAAGCTCGGGCCTACCCTCTTCCAGGAGGGTGAAGTAGTCAGATTCAGGGTCATGGGCAATGTAGAGTTGAACTGAGCCCTCACCGTGCGGGCCCTCTCGCACGATTGTGGGCGGCACGAGTTGCCAGCCGAGAGCCTGGCTAATGAGAAAAGAGCAGCGCTCGCGATGGTGAAGGGTGCCATATGGATAATCCCACAACGGGCGCTCGCCGCCGGCAGGCTTGTAGATACCCAGAAAGCGCAGGTCGCCATTTCGAAGCTCGACCGCAAAGGTGTAGTTCGAGCCCCGGGGAACGAGCTCGCCCCCCTCAATTTCGGCCCCATCGATTAGACTTTCGATCTCATCGATGGATAGGCGAGTGCCTTCATCCTCCTCAGAGGAAGGCGCATCCTCCCCAAAATCTGTCTCGGGAAACGACTCAGAAGACACGCTGGCTTTCCTATGAAATGGGCGGCGGCAGATTAATGTTTAAAGTGACCGTTCGTATTGGGATTGACCTTACCCGCAGCAACAAGGGCCTGCCTGGAAACCGAATCAGTTCCCCTGCCCGAGGCGCAGAGTTCAAGACTCTTATTCACGAAACTCTCGGAGTGACTCACCTCTAGAGAAATTTGCAACTTCGCCCGAATGGTTGGCTCTGCGTCGCCTACCTCCTCGGAATCCTCGAAGTCCTCAAAGGTGTCTTCCTCGGCCTCCTCAAGTGCATCGTGGAAAAAAAGCGTGACATACTTTTTGCCCGGCCCAAAGGCGAGACCCAGACGACCGACCTTGAACTCCACCATTTCCTCGGATGAGCACTGAAGGATACTCATGTCCTCAAGGTAGGGGACATCGGCCTCCTCTGGATTAGCCCCTTCCTTCCATGGGGTGCTCTCGATAAGTTTCTTGATGGCCACGGACAGGCCGTAGAGCTGCTCTTTTTCGAGCCACAGTGTCGCGGCGGCCTGCGGCGTACTGTCAATCAACAACCTGAATACACGTTTGCCCGGCAAGCCCAGAGATTCGGGCTCGACAGTATCAACCAGTCCAAAATTATGTTCTGCCATTTCCATTGATATTTGAATCCTCATTTCGAAAAGAGATAATCAGTTAGCCAAAGCCATCAATTAGCCAAAACCCAGGGCGCTCTCCTTGCATACGCAGGCACCAAGCTTATAATCCTCCTACCTCACCGCCAGGGCGGCGAGGTTCATCCTATGCCGCCACGACCCGATAACACCAGGCCATTTTTATGACGAAAAGTTCTGACAAACGACCCTCCGGCGCCCGGGCTGGCGCGATGGAGTATCTACTGCTCGCCCTTTTGATTCTCGCCGTCACCGTGACGGCCTGGACCCTTATCGACAATGGCCTGCTTGATACGATCGCCAGCCTAGTGAATTAACTCCCGCGCCGTCAATTGGGCTTCATTCATCCAAGCGTTCGAGCTCGGCCCGCAGCGCCTCGGGCGCGGCGCGGCCCTTGAGCCCCTCATCAAGATAGACGCCAAGACCATGAGCTACCCGGTTGATGAAGTTGAAGTATCCCACGAGCGCAACCAGATCAACGATGGCGGTATCATCGAGGCCCTGGGCTCGAAGCTTGTCCATATCGGCCCGCCGAAGCGTCTCAGAGTCTTTCGTGAGGCGCCGGGCAAAATCGAGCATAATCCGCATGCGATCTGTTAATTGCGCCTCATCGGGCCGCTCTTTTAGCTCCAAGGCGAGCGCATCATCGCCAAGCTCTTGACGGAGAAACTCTCCGTGGCTCGTCGTTCAGTAAAAACACCCGTTCGCCTTCGAGACCGCGATGGCCACAAATTCTCGCTCCACCCGCGACAACCTCGAATCGCCATGCATGAGCGTCAGGTACAAACCCCTGTGGGCACGCATGAGTTCGGGCCGATTGCTAAAGGGGCGCGATATATTCGCCGGGGAGCCAAATTTTTCTCGCCCCGCCTCATAGTAGCGCTTCACAAGGCCCTCGGCCTCATCCTCGGGGACCGTATGCACCCAGGCAATGGGATTGCCCTCGCTTCCGTCGATTTTCGCCATAACGATACACCACCTCATTAATTGGAAAATTTCAGACTTTCTCTACCAGTTGCTATATTTTTCTTTGCCCGTTGAATACCATGCCCCACCGAGAAAAAAAAGACGTTGTCTGACGTACCTTGTAAAACACTCAGTCTCGGGCGATATTCTTTTTAATATCCTTGTTCGGGCCGCGAGGCCAAAACATTTTCGAAGCTGCCACGAGCAGCTATCTTTCACATACCGATTTTTTTTGCGAGGAACGATCATGGGCAAGACGAAATTCGATTTTAGCGGACAGGTTGCAATTGCCACGGGCGCGGCAGTAGGCATTGGTCGAGGCGCCGCCCAGGCTTTTGCCGATTTCGGGGCAAAAGTCTATCTGCTCGACATCGATGATGAGAAAACCGAAAAATCTGCCGAGACCATAAGGGACTCCGGTGGAGACGCCACCTTCATTCACTGTGACATCACCAACTCGGGCGAAGTCAAAGCCGTCTTGGAGCGCATCGTATCCGAGGCAGGGCGAATTGATGTTCTCCTGAACAACGCGGGCGGCTTCAACAAACAACTTACCGTGGCCGAGACCGATGAAGAGGAATGGGATCAGGTCATCTCTCGCAACCTCAAGGGCGTATTTCTCTGCTCCCGGGCCGCCATCCCCACCCTGATGGAGCAAAAGAGCGGGCGCATCATCAACATGGGCTCGGTCGCCGGCCAGGCCTCCATGACACGCTCATCTCCACCCTACTCGGCCGCCAAGGCAGGCGTTCACGCCATGACCCGCGTCATGGCCAACGAGCTTGGCGAACACAACATCACCGTGAATGCCATTGCACCCGGCACCACCGCGACGGACCGCGTCGTCGCCCTGAGGAGCGAGGAGCAGCGCAAACAAATCGGCTCCCTCTCGCCCCTGGGCCGCATTGGTGAGGTCGAGGACATGGTCGGGTGGATTCTCTTTCTCGCCTCGCCTGAGGCAGGCTATTTTACCGGCCAGACGGTCTCGGTGAACGGCGGGCGCCTGGCAGTTTGATTTCATTTTTAGAGCTGGAGAAATTTTTCCAATGGCTAATCATACCGAGTTCGACCCGGGCGAGCTTGAGCGCCAGGATATATATCGCCTGTTGACGGGCTCTGTTGTTCCGCGCCCAATTGGTTGGGCGTCCACGGTGAGCCCGAGCGGCGTTCACAACCTTGCGCCATTCAGTTTCTTCACCGTGGTCTGCATCGCGCCGCCAATGGTCACCCTCACCATCGCCCGCAACCCGGACGGAAGCAAAAAACACACATTGAAGAACGCCGAGGACACAGGAGAGTTTTGCGTCAATGTGGTGGATGTCGCCAACTGGGAGCAGATGGTCGATTCGGCAAACGGCATACCCGAGAATGAAAGCGAATTCGAGGTAACGGGATTGACCGCCATCCCTGGCGTCAAGACAGGCGCCCCGCGCGTGAAAGAGGCGCCAATTCATCTTGAGTGCAAGGTGGACCGCGTCCTGGAACTTGGCCCCAATAAGCACCCCCTGCTTTTTGGCGAGGTGGTCTACTTTCATGTTCGAGACGATGTAATGGAGGGCAAGTACATCAAGATGGAGAAGCTCGACCCGCTAGGGCGCCTGAACGGGATGTTTTATTCAACGACCGGAAAAATTATCGAGCGCGCTTTTAACGACGGGCAGCCCCGCTAGAGCCCACCTTGCTGGCGGATACGGAAAAAGACGAGCTGGCCCGACTGACTCACCTTTTTTCCGAGAACATCTCTAATTTTTTTCTCCTGCGTTTCGTCCATATCAAGGGAAACACGCTCCTCGGTCATTCCTTCCTTGACTTCTATGCTAAAGCCCAGCGATGAGAGGATATAGGCAATCGCCTTGTGGGCGGCAATGGTGGAGAGCGAATACAACTCTCCTGGCCAAAATTCGAGCATGTAGCGAAGGTTTGCCTCTAACAGCCATCGACTCACACCCAAGCCCCGATATTCGGAAGGGACAACAACAGCGTCGATTCGCCCGTACCAGGCGCGGCGTTGGTCCGTGCTTCCCAAGTGAGCCAGGATATTTCGATTTTCAATAACGCCAAACGATGTTACGCCCAAAAGCGTATTATTCCAGTAGGCGCCGATAACCCCATAATGAGGATCGCCTTTGCCGTAGTTGTCCATGTAGGCAGCCCCGATCTCGCCCTCACTGCCATCTGTTCGCTCACCCTGGCGGCGAAGCATCGAGGCCAAATCATCACGCCCGACGAAGTGAAGCGACATGGGCTCGTTGCAGCGCAAAACCCGCCGGAGAAAGTCCTCATCTTTTGTATATTCCACCACTTGCGAAGCGCTCCTTGAAAAGACCGTAAAACTTTTTAATTTTCATTCTACCTCAAAACCGGCCTCCTCGACAGCCGCTTCAAAATCTTTGACGCTAGCCCGGGCCTCATCATAATCGACAGCTGCCGTGCCGCCTGCAAGGTCCACCTTTGCCGACGCCACACCATCGATGCCGCCCAGTGCACCCTCGACAGCCGCCTGGCAATGTTCACAAGACATACCCTTGACCTTAACAATGATGTTGCTCATTTTTTTAAACCTCCTGTTATAAAGCGTTTTATCGCTCTGGCCGCCAACGCCGGAGCAAAAGCGTATTGCTCACAACCGAAACAGAACTGAATGCCATCGCCGCCCCGGCAACAACCGGGCTCAAGAACCCGA
Above is a window of Nitrospinaceae bacterium DNA encoding:
- a CDS encoding DUF3090 family protein, yielding MEMAEHNFGLVDTVEPESLGLPGKRVFRLLIDSTPQAAATLWLEKEQLYGLSVAIKKLIESTPWKEGANPEEADVPYLEDMSILQCSSEEMVEFKVGRLGLAFGPGKKYVTLFFHDALEEAEEDTFEDFEDSEEVGDAEPTIRAKLQISLEVSHSESFVNKSLELCASGRGTDSVSRQALVAAGKVNPNTNGHFKH
- a CDS encoding SDR family oxidoreductase, which encodes MGKTKFDFSGQVAIATGAAVGIGRGAAQAFADFGAKVYLLDIDDEKTEKSAETIRDSGGDATFIHCDITNSGEVKAVLERIVSEAGRIDVLLNNAGGFNKQLTVAETDEEEWDQVISRNLKGVFLCSRAAIPTLMEQKSGRIINMGSVAGQASMTRSSPPYSAAKAGVHAMTRVMANELGEHNITVNAIAPGTTATDRVVALRSEEQRKQIGSLSPLGRIGEVEDMVGWILFLASPEAGYFTGQTVSVNGGRLAV
- a CDS encoding heavy-metal-associated domain-containing protein, coding for MSNIIVKVKGMSCEHCQAAVEGALGGIDGVASAKVDLAGGTAAVDYDEARASVKDFEAAVEEAGFEVE
- a CDS encoding inositol monophosphatase, producing MTPSPKIAPEALADSAAEFARGAGAILLGLFGKRVEVDYKNKAKTDPVSEADTASQDFLSKAIVAKFSDHAVLGEETSKDKEEAKREGEKEVPDYLWILDPLDGTKNFLNGLSVWGCSVGVLYKGRPVAGAIFTPEPSSSGGTIYRAWEGGGAFRESHPIQVAEDGKPTGKRIASLPGAYWTQFRPTGPLKSSLGEVRAPGSIAYELALVARGGLHYALFGAPSIWDVAAGVLIVKEAGGRPVIRQNGTDRWEPFENFFPPENLPKNIDAARKWRRSLLVGNPELTKFISTNIRKVNRPGLWTKKRPGN
- a CDS encoding SCO1664 family protein is translated as MSSESFPETDFGEDAPSSEEDEGTRLSIDEIESLIDGAEIEGGELVPRGSNYTFAVELRNGDLRFLGIYKPAGGERPLWDYPYGTLHHRERCSFLISQALGWQLVPPTIVREGPHGEGSVQLYIAHDPESDYFTLLEEGRPELFLLAVFDLIVNNTDRKGGHCLKGQDGRVWGIDHGLTFHVEPKLRTVIWDFAGHELSENILDDLRGLDRKLDDGENPMTSEIISRLEPEEFDMLRRRVGAFLANPRLPHPEEYRSFPWPPI
- a CDS encoding GNAT family N-acetyltransferase, which encodes MVEYTKDEDFLRRVLRCNEPMSLHFVGRDDLASMLRRQGERTDGSEGEIGAAYMDNYGKGDPHYGVIGAYWNNTLLGVTSFGVIENRNILAHLGSTDQRRAWYGRIDAVVVPSEYRGLGVSRWLLEANLRYMLEFWPGELYSLSTIAAHKAIAYILSSLGFSIEVKEGMTEERVSLDMDETQEKKIRDVLGKKVSQSGQLVFFRIRQQGGL
- a CDS encoding peroxidase codes for the protein MAKIDGSEGNPIAWVHTVPEDEAEGLVKRYYEAGREKFGSPANISRPFSNRPELMRAHRGLYLTLMHGDSRLSRVEREFVAIAVSKANGCFY
- a CDS encoding flavin reductase family protein: MANHTEFDPGELERQDIYRLLTGSVVPRPIGWASTVSPSGVHNLAPFSFFTVVCIAPPMVTLTIARNPDGSKKHTLKNAEDTGEFCVNVVDVANWEQMVDSANGIPENESEFEVTGLTAIPGVKTGAPRVKEAPIHLECKVDRVLELGPNKHPLLFGEVVYFHVRDDVMEGKYIKMEKLDPLGRLNGMFYSTTGKIIERAFNDGQPR
- a CDS encoding peroxidase, coding for MELKERPDEAQLTDRMRIMLDFARRLTKDSETLRRADMDKLRAQGLDDTAIVDLVALVGYFNFINRVAHGLGVYLDEGLKGRAAPEALRAELERLDE